Proteins encoded by one window of Rutidosis leptorrhynchoides isolate AG116_Rl617_1_P2 chromosome 7, CSIRO_AGI_Rlap_v1, whole genome shotgun sequence:
- the LOC139860401 gene encoding uncharacterized protein: MLETHKDASIADRIIHCNGSSFENWCWSRPPTGRATNDLIELNNIISSITLSDRQDSWKCNLDPSGIFTTKSLALLINSLKLGGNALNLSFSRNKLLPQKVYIFIWRTIQKKIPVRFEIDKRGIDLDSTLCPLCELDIETTEHILISCPKTALTWKLVLDWWAQDVSLISNLNDAIIVNQPFATNIFGSSLWQATKWVACYIIWKHRNLNVFSKKTWSPGSILSEIQTQSYSWISKRTSKKKLIEWHQWLINPSFFVADSPQRVGIG; this comes from the coding sequence ATGCTTGAGACACATAAAGATGCTTCTATCGCTGATAGAATTATTCATTGCAATGGATCCTCATTTGAAAATTGGTGTTGGTCAAGACCCCCTACTGGGCGTGCTACAAACGACCTCATAGAATTAAACAACATTATATCCTCCATAACCTTATCCGACAGACAAGACTCCTGGAAATGCAATCTAGACCCCTCAGGAATTTTCACCACCAAATCTTTAGCACTTCTGATCAACTCTCTAAAGTTAGGGGGTAACGCTTTAAATTTATCGTTCTCTCGTAACAAACTCCTTCCACAAAAAGTTTACATATTCATCTGGCGAACCATTCAAAAAAAGATTCCGGTTCGATTCGAAATTGACAAAAGGGGCATTGATCTTGACTCCACTTTATGCCCTTTATGTGAATTGGATATTGAAACTACCGAACATATCCTCATTTCTTGCCCCAAAACGGCACTCACTTGGAAACTTGTTCTCGATTGGTGGGCCCAAGATGTCTCTCTAATCTCCAATCTTAACGATGCCATTATTGTTAATCAACCGTTCGCCACCAACATCTTCGGCTCTTCATTATGGCAAGCAACCAAATGGGTTGCTTGCTACATAATTTGGAAACATAGAAATCTGAATGTTTTCTCCAAAAAAACGTGGTCCCCTGGATCGATTCTCTCCGAAATACAAACACAAAGTTATAGCTGGATTTCTAAAAGAACAAGTAAAAAGAAATTAATCGAGTGGCATCAATGGCTCATAAATCCGTCTTTCTTTGTTGCTGATTCTCCCCAACGTGTCGGAATTGGCTAA